ACTTTGGGCGAAAGACTTCTTAGTCTTTCATCATTGCTGTCTGAAATCTTCGAAATTTTACCTTGTTCAATATTGAACCATAATTCGCTCGCTCTTCTTGGCGTTTTAATATCTGTAGGTTCTTCTTGGTCAATCCATTCTTTTTCGAGAACGGCATCAATTGCATTGGTAATTCTTTCAGTTACTCCTGCAGCAGGGTCGGTTCCAATATTTATAGTCGCTAGATTGTTTTTTCTATTTCCAACTGGTTCAAAGCGATATTTCGCTTTGCCAATTTTCATTATCACTTCTCTGACTTGCTCTGGCTTGTGTGCTGCAAGAAGGCTTTTAAATATTTCTTTCATCGCTAAAAGTTGAATGAGTCAATGTTGTTCTTTAAGTTCTTTTTATAGAGTGTTTCCATAGTTTTTAGCTCATCCTTTATTGCTTTAATCATTTTCTGAACATCGTCTTCTGAGTATTCATAATTGTTAATGTTTGAGCATTTCGATAAGCTGCGAATCCCTGCAAGGAGCTTGTCTACTCGCTTAGAGGCTACACGCTTAAATCTATCTTTCTTTAGTTCAGAATTGTCCATAGTTCTGATATTTATTCAAATATAGCGTCAAAATTAATATTATTTACTACATAATACAATATATAGTAGTTTTTCTTTTCGTGGTTGGGAAGAAAACAGCTCTTTTGGTTTTTCAGCTTTGGCTTTGGGTGTCGGCAAAAACCAAATGTGCTTGAATGTGCGTTGGCTTTTTTTGTATGCTGCACAACACCTGTATATACGTAATTGCGTATATATCCATTATAGATTTTGTGCTTAGTCTAATTTTATACATCTGACTATCAGTGTTTTAATTTGATTACCCGACAACAAATGACAACAAACGTTTGTTGTCGGATAAAGTGAATCGATATCAAAAAAATCATCTAATCTCTGATACCTAAACAAAACCATAAGAACGGTATCAAAATCTTTAGTTCCTATACCCAGTACTGGGTATTTTTTTTCATTTTTAAGGGGGAAAACCTAAAAAAAAAGGGGCTACCAGCAATGCTGATAGCCCAGGTATAGGTTTGAAAACAAAAAAATAAAATCACATTTCCTTCATTTCAGTCACCACTTTGGTGATCGTCTGCTTGGCATCACCAAATAGCATAAGGCAATTTGGATAGCCAAAGAGTTCATTTTCCACCCCTGCATAGCCTTTGCCCATACTTCTTTTACTGACGATCACCGTTCTGGCTTTATCTGCATTCAATACCGGCATTCCATAAATTGGACTTTGTGGATTATTTCTTGCAGCTGGATTTACCACATCATTCGCTCCCACGATCAATACCAAATCGGTATTTTGAAAATCATCATTTATTGATTCCATTTCAATCAATTTGTCATAAGAAATATTGGCCTCGGCTAAGAGCACGTTCATATGTCCAGGCATCCTTCCAGCGACCGGGTGAATTGCAAATTTGAAGTCTATATTTCTTTTCTCGCATTGCTCCATTAATTCACGGATCACATGTTGCGCTTGAGCTACGGCCATTCCATAACCCGGAACTACAATCACAGAAGAAACAGAGTCAAAAAGCATGGCTGTTTCCTCTACTCCTACCTCTTTCACAGTGATGGATGGCCCATCACCTGCGGGACCAGAAGTAGTCTGTCCGAAACCTCCTAGCAACACATTGATTAGAGAGCGGTTCATCGCTTTACACATAATCTGTGTCAGGATAATCCCTGATGCTCCTACCAAAGAACCCGCTACAATCAGAACATTATTATTCAAAATGAAACCAGTGGCGCAGGCTGCCATTCCTGAGTAAGAGTTTAATAAGGAGATTACCACTGGCATATCCGCCCCTCCAATGGGTATCACGGTCAATACTCCCAAAACCAATGCAATGACAATCAATACAATGATCAAAATAGGGTCTGATTGATCCATCACATTAAATACGGCAGCTGTTAAAAAGCTTAGAAACAACACCAAATTGAGCGGGTGTTGACCTTTGAAAGTGATGGGGGAACCCGAAATATTTCCATTCAATTTTAGGAAAGCGATAATTGAACCTGTAAATGTCAGACCTCCAATAAATACCGAAACAATAATACTGATGACTGTAACCAGCTCAATGGATTCCATTTGAACGGTGGTACGAAGGAAGTAATCTGACAAGGCAACAGTAAAGGAAGCTAAGCCACCAAAACCATTGAATATGGCCACCATTTCAGGCATTTTGGTCATTTCCACCTTGTTGGCATAATAGAGTCCGATTGCAGATCCCAAGACAATACATCCAAATATTTCCACCATGGAAATAACCTGGATTTGAAGTAAGGTAGCGATGATGGCAATCAACATCCCCAAGGCAGACAATCTGTTTCCCTGCCGAGCGGATTTGGTTTTATTCATCATTTTGATCCCCAGCACAAAAAGGATGGAGGCAACCAAGTAAGCTATTTGAATAGTAATACTCATTTTTTCTTGAACATTTTAAGCATACGATCAGTAACAGTGTATCCACCCACCACATTGATGGTAGCCAATACCAGTGCGGCCATTCCCAGCCACTTACTTATGGTCACATAACCCATTTCATTACAGGCCAATAGTGCTCCCACGATGGTGATACCTGATATGGCATTCGACCCAGACATTAAAGGAGTATGTAAGGTGGGAGGAACTTTTGCAATCAGTTCAAACCCTAGAAAACTTGCCAGAACAAGTATATATATCAGAATAATCAGTGCTTCTGAGCTCATCTTTTGAGAAGTTTATTTCGATTGATTAATTATTTTATTGGTAAACTCATGTACCGTTTCGCCTTCGTAGGTAATCAAAACACCTTTAGTGATTTCTTCTTCCCTATCCAGGTTAAAGCCTTCGCTGCTTGCCAAATGCATCAGCAAAGTAGAAATGTTAGTGGCATACAGCTGACTGGCATTCGTAGGCAGTAAGGACGGAAGATTTGATTCACCCACGAGCGTAACTCCATGTTTGACTACAGTCTTATCTTTTTCAGAAATCTCACAATTCCCACCTGATTCTACGGCCATATCTACTATTACAGCCCCCTGTTTCATGGACTTTACCATATCTTCAGTAACCAAAATCGGTGATTTTTTACCCATGACAAGAGCAGTGGTAATGACTAAATCTGACTCTTTAATTTTACTTTGAATCAGTTCTTTTTGCTTCTGCAAAAACTCTTCAGAAACTTCCGACGCATATCCACCTTCTACCTTCACTCCTTCTGCCCCTTCCACAGTCAAAAACCTACCTCCTAAGGACTCCACTTGCTCTTTTGTTTCTGGCCTTACATCGGTCACCTCCACAATTGCACCCAAACGTTTTGCTGTCGCAATCGCTTGAAGCCCAGCTACCCCGGCACCAAATATCAATACCTTGGCGGGAGTAATAGTACCAGAAGCAGTCATCATCAAAGGGAAAATCTTCCCTAAATAGTTTGCTCCTAAAATCACCGATTTATACCCTGCCAAATTTGCCTGTGAACTTAAGGAGTCCATTTTTTGAGCTCTGGAAATTCTAGGCACAGCATCCATAGAAAAAGAAGAAATTTTCTTCTGATTCATGGCATCGAGAACCTCGGGATGGTTGTAAGCATACATCAAGGAAATACAAGCTGTACCTTCCTTCATTTTGGAGACCTCCTCTACTGTAAAGATATTCACCTTTAATAGCACTTGAGAATCAAATACATCTGACTGGCTGATGACTTGAGCACCTGATTTCTTATAATCCTCATCAGAAAAATAAGACGCCATTCCAGCTTCAGGTTCTACTGAAACCTCAAAACCTTTCTTAATCAAAAGTTTTATGACATCTGGGCTAAGTGCCACCCTATTTTCGAATGCTTTGGTCTCTTTTAAAACACCTATTTTCATTTTATAGTAGGTTGAGTAATTCTTTAAAAAGCGTTTAACTCTATAATATATTCAAAGAAAGTCTGAATTAACTGCTAAACCCACCTGCATTATCCTGAATTCTTCCACTTTCTTGATATTTTCTTTGGATAATCACCATATAGCCAAAACGCTATTTTAAACCAAAAAATAACCATTCAACATAAATTATTTTAAAAAACCATCATTTTTGAAACCAGTTTTTTGGAAATCGACAAAAATCACGATCATTCTTAGGCTTTTTATGCCCTAGATCATTTAATCTTACAATAATCTTTAGAAAATATCCTTTACCACTGATCCTTCTAGATTTACAGTTTAAAGACATTCAGGGTTTATTCCAGAAGATAAATCCCTATTTTAGATTCACTTGTTTTACCTAATCAATAATCCATGAAACATCCGAAGAAAAGTTCTGAAGGGCAAAGCCGTCGGGATTTTATTAAAAATGCCGCAGTGGCATCCTCTTTTTTCATTGTACCAAGACATGTTTTAGGCGGAGTCGGCTTCACTTCACCTTCTGATCAGTTAAATCTAGCTGCGATTGGAGCAGGTGGAAAAGGAGCTAGTGATATTAGAAATGCCTCCGTCAATGGAAGAGAGCGAGTAGTAGCACTTTGTGATGTAGATTTTTCTGGGTCTGCAAAATCCTCCGTGGAGAGATTTCCTGATGCTAAGCTATATGCGGACTTCCGAAAAATGCTAGACACAGAAACAGATATTGATGCTGTGACTATCTCAACTCCTGATCATGTTCACGGCCCTGCCGCTAAATATGCGATGGAAAGAGGAAAACATGTCTATGTACAAAAGCCAATGACCCATAACATCAAAGAGGCAAGAATGCTTACTGAGATGGCAAGGTCTCAAAAAGTGGTCACCCAAATGGGAAATCAAGGGGGATCAAACCCTTTGTTAAATTTAGTCCAAGAATGGATTGATAAAGACCGTATAGGAAAGATTGCCAAAGTAGAAGTTTGGACAAACCGTCCTGTTTGGCCTCAAGGTGGTCCATTTCCATCTCCTGCTCCAGGCAGCAAACCCGATGCATTAAACTGGGACCTGTGGTTGGGTCCAGCACCTGAAATTCCTTATACACCAAACCTTCATCCATTTAGCTGGAGAGGCTGGTGGAATTATGGTACAGGGGCCTTGGGAGATGTAGGTTGCCACTTGATCGATATTCCTTTCCGTACCCTTGGTTTACACTATCCAACAGATGCTGAATGTAGCGTTGGTTCTGTATTTAGTGAGATGTGGACGCCAGATTATCATCCCGATGGATGTCCAGCATCCTCTTTCATTTCATTAAACTTTAAAGAAACACCCAAAAGCAAGTCTCCTATAAATATGACTTGGATGGATGGAGGAATACGTCCAGCTCACCCTGACATTATTCCTGCTGACCATGATATTGGCGGAGCAAATTCAGCAAATGGCGTCTTAATCATTGGTGATAAAGGAATTATTTCCACAAACATTAATGATTCTTCGCCGCTGATGCCTAAACTATATCTTAATGACGGCACACAGGAATTCGGTCCTCAGACCGAACCAAATGATGAGCCAGAATACGGACACCAAAGACTATGGGTAGATGCCTGTAAAGCTGGATTTGGAAGCACAGAACATAAAGGCTTAACCTCTTCCTTTGACTATGCGGGTCCAATGACAGAAACAGTTTTGATGGGCAACCTTGCCATCAGAAGTTACCTGCTTAGAAGAGAAAACTCAAAAGGAGATATGGAGTTCTTTGGTCGCAAGAAGTTACTTTGGGACGGTGATAAATTAAGAATCACTAACCTGGAAGAAGCTAATCAATTCGTAACAAGAACTTACAGACCCGGCTGGGAAATGTAATTGATTTATAATTATCAAAGCCCTTTCAGTTTCAAATTGAAAGGGCTTTTTTAATGAATCACTATGCAAATGATTGAAATCAAAAATTCATTAAGAAGAATTTTTCATTCTTATGCTAAAGAGACTTTAGACTACCATGATTTAAAGGAAGCCACAGAAATATTTAAAACATCACTTTTCAATTGGCACTCAAAAAATTTCTTGGAAAACTTAGACCGTGAAAACCTAATCGCTGAAAACGGAATTGCCATTGGTCCATATTGGGCAGCAATGTGCCTTGATGATTTGATGAGAACCAGGCAATTCATTCGTGGGATTACTAAAGCCTTTGATGAAAAGCTTAAAAAACAATCCTCAATTGAAGTTATTTACGCTGGAACCGGGCCGTTTGCCAACTTACTTCTACCCATATTCCAAGAATATAAAACACATCAGATCCGCTATACTTTAGTGGAAATAAATCCTATTAGCTTTTCAATTTTACAAGGTTTTATGGAAGAGTTTAACCAGGAAGATCTGGACATTACCCTCGTCATGGCAGATGCCAGCAAGCTAAAGTTAGATCCAAAGCGAAAACCTGACATTATTATTAGTGAAACTATGCAAGCTGGCTTAAAGTCTGAACCTCAGATCGCAATTTCTCAAAACTTATTAAATCAAGCTGATGAGGACTCTATACTAATTCCTCAAAACATAAAATTAAGTCTTGGATTAAGTACCAATCGAAGCTCAAACAAGGAATACAAAATAGAGGAGTTTTATAAGACCTCCTTGGTAATGGAAGTAAACAAGTCAACCCTAAAAAAATATCCCAATGGATTCCCAGAGGTCCAAACTAAATTCTTACAAAAAGATTTAAATATAAACAGTCACTTATCACTATTGACAGAAATTCAAATTTTCGAAGAGGAGGCCTTAAAAATCAATCAAAGTGGTCTAACAAATCCATTAAACGTGGCAGCACTTAGTCAGCAAGACATAATTGCCGATTACATTATTCACACAAAGTATCAGCTAGGTCAAAATCCAGAATTAATCATCAAAATCATGTAAATTCCCTGTAATGAAAACCTAACCTCAGACATTATGAAAACGCTCTTTAGTTTTGCTATCATTTTTCTAGCTGGAGTCATTCCAACTTTCTCTCAAACCACCAATGATTTTTTAGTCAAGCAGCTTGAATATTCACATTCCAGTGAAAACTGGTTCGCTCCTATTAATGTGGCAACTGAAGGTATCAATGCAACACAAGCAAATTGGCATGATGAATCAGAAAATCATTCAATCGCTCAATTAGTTTCCCACTTGGTCTTTTGGAATGATCGGCTTTTACAAGCTATTAAAGGAAATCCAGCCCCTCAATTTGAAGGAGACAATGAAGAGACTTTCTCAGAAATATCGGAAGATGAGTGGACGAATATGGTAGAAAAACTAGATCAAATCATGAATGAGATCGAGGTGGAGACAAAAAAACTCGAAGGCAAACAGCTCGAAGGATGGAGTGAAACTTTGGCAAATATCGCAGCTCATAATGCTTATCATACCGGACAAATCGTTTATATACGAAAACAAAATAATTGGTGGCGATGATTTTTTATGATTATCCGGAATCTTGCCAGTGCCCAAAATTTCTTTGCTCACCTTGCCAGAATATAGAAGCAAGCAAAATTTTTATGATCTCATTATCATATGATGCTTATGAATACTTATTGGTAAAAATTGGTAATACATATAATTAATAAAGAAATTTTAGTCCCCATTGGGGTCAAAGCTTTGTTACCCAGGGTTTCAACCCTGGGTAATAATGGATTAGATTTCTCCAAGCGCTGGCCCGGGATTTTATTTCTGAGACAAATCGTTTTGCCAGCAAGATGGAACCAAATCTTATGCTTTTGGATAATTACTGGAATAAAAGCGGATATACATATAATTTTTAATCGAATTCAGTAAAACTCACTTTTATCGAATTATCTTAAAAGGACTTTGGTTTAAGAAAAGTAAATAGATAACATTTTTCCCTAACCAATTATACAATGGACTTAAAACTCACAGACAAAAAAGCCTTCATAAGTGGATCTACGGCAGGTATCGGTTATGCCACAGCGAAGAGATTTCTGGAAGAAGGCGCTGAAGTCATCATCAATGGAAGAACCGATCAAAGTGTGAATGAGGCAGTATCCAAACTCAAACATGCTACAAAAAGTCAAAAGATAAGCGGAATTGCTGCAGACTTCTCAAAAGTGGAGGAAGTTAATCATCTCCTGGAAAAACTACCAGAGGTTGATATTTTAATAAATAATGCCGGAATTTTCGAGCCAAAAGCTTTTGAAGAAATCAGCGATGAAGATTGGTTTCGTTTTTTTGAAGTGAATGTCATGAGTGGAGTAAGACTCGCAAGACACTACTTCCCAAAAATGCTTCAGAAAAACTGGGGTAGAATAATCTTTATCTCAAGCGAATCTGGAGTTTTTATTCCTGATGAGATGATTCATTATGGTATGACAAAAACAGCTCAAATCAGTATTAGCAGAGGCTTGGCTGAATTAACCAAAGGAAGCAATGTAACCGTAAACTCCATACTACCAGGCCCTACTAAATCAAAAGGGGTAGGTGCATTTATTGAAGACCTGGCAAAAAGCGGAAACACAACGGAAAAAGAAGTGGAAGATGATTTCTTTAAAAACATGAGGCCAACCTCGTTGATCGAGCGTTTTGCCTCTGTTGATGAGATAGCAAATACCATCGTATATTTCTCCAGCCCTTTAGCCTCTGTGACGAATGGCGCAGCGATCAGAGCGGAAGGAGGTCTTGTCCGCTCTATTTTATAAAAACAATAAAGATTGAAGACGGGTGGCTTTGAATCATCAGAGTCACCCGTTTATTTTTTAGTTGAAATTAAAATCATGCGATTAAAAATTTGCTAAAGGATAGATATACCCAATAAAACCTCTTTTTTTTGAGACTATTAATCTAAAATTAGAGGGGGAATTCAATTACAATAATTCATAACTTTAGCATTGCTCTAAAACGAATTAAGAAAATGAAAGGCTACCTTGCCACATTTGATGGGTATGTAAAGGTGGTTTTTATCTTTTAAATCAATTCAGCTAGGTACAACAATGAAAGCCTAGCTACAATTTTTATTATCAAGATGAAAAAAATAAAAGACTCTGAAGTACGATGGGGAATCCTGGGAGTAGGAAATGTTTGTGAAGTAAAATCAGCGCCAGCTATGAATATCGTCCCAAACAGCAAACTGGTAGCTGTGATGCGAAGAGATGAGGAAAAAGTAAAAGATTATGCAACGAGGCATGGCGTTTCCAAATGGTACACTGATGCTCAAGCTTTAATTGATGATCCAGAAGTAAATGCCATTTATATCGCTACCCCACCCTATGCGCATGCAGAACTTACTAAAATGGCAGCTAAATCCGGAAAACCCATTTATGTAGAAAAACCTATGGGAAGGACATTTTCGGAATGCCAGGAAATGATCAAAGCTTGTGAAGATGAAAATACACCGCTCTACGTTGCTTATTACAGAAGGGAGTTGCCACATTTTTTAAAAATTAAAGAATTGATCGATGATGGAGCCTTAGGGGAAATAAGAACGGTTCATATCAACTTAAAACAAGTTGTTAAACCCACAGTTGTTGCCAACTTGGACAATAATTGGAGAGTGAATCCTCAAATGTCAGGAGGAGGTTACTTCTTTGATTTAGCTTCACATCAGCTAGACCTCTTGGATTTTTTCTTTGGTAAAATCACTCATGCCAATGGATATTGCTCCAATCAAGGGGGAGCTTATCAAGCGGAAGACATTGTAATGGGAAGTTTCGTTTTCGAATCAGGCGTTTTAGGGTCAGGTAATTGGTGCTTTACCGCTTCTGCATCAGATGAAATAGACCAAGTCATCCTATATGGAAACAAAGGATCAATCCATTTTGAAACGTTTGGAAAAGGAGAATTCACCTTGAAAAAGGAAAATGGAGAATTAGAAAATTTTCAATTTGACCTCCCTAATCATATTCAAGAGCCACTAATCACTACCATCGTAGAGGATTTATTAGGAAAAGGCACTTGTAATAGCACCGGAGAAACTGGAGCAAGAACAAACTGGGTGATGGATGAACTTGTCAAACAAGTGGTCTAAAACCTGGATTATATTTTCCAGATATCAATTTTACCATTAAATGAATCCTTTAATGGATTAAACCTATTTGAATTACGGAAGTCAAACAAGTATATTTTTAAAGCCAAACTCACTTTGTCATGATCAAAAAAATAACCATTGGCATTGTCATTATTCTTGTGGCAATTCAATTCTTCCCTACAGACAAAAATCTAAGTGATGACAACACATATCACATTTCGAAGTCTTACGACCTTCCCGATAATGTGAATATGATCCTTAAAAATGCTTGTAATGATTGCCATACCAACTCTACCAATTACCCCTGGTATAGCAATATTCAACCTATTGGATTTTGGTTAAATGGCCATATTACAGACGGCAAAAGGCACCTAAACTTCTCAGAGTTCACAAACAGACCGCTGGCTTACCAAAATCATAAACTTGAAGAGACCATAGAAATGGTCGAGGAAAAGGAAATGCCACTTCCTTCCTACACCTACTTAGGCTTACATTCAGAAGCAAACATGACGGAAGAAGAACGGCAAGTTTTAATAGATTGGGCAAAAGAACAAATGGCCATGCTAAAAGCCACCTACCCTGCGGATAGTTTGGTTATGAAAAGACGAGGACCTCCTCCTCCACAGCAATAGAATTATTCAGTTCTAAGCCGTAAACAAAAAAAGTTTACGGTTTTTTTTATTTATTTTTTTTCAGTCAGCCTATACTGAATTGCCATTTTTATAGTTTTTAAAACAAGTACTTCTTAAAAATAATGCCACACCTACTGCTGACTTATTTCAAAAAAACAGGGTTAATCCTCAATACTTATTTAATTTTTTTATGTAATTATCGATATTCACTGCTTATTTTTAGATCATCACCTAATAAACACCCTAAACTTTACTTCTTTTTACTCCGTTAATGACTCTTAATTGAATTTATTTTAAGAAAGATGAAAAATTGGAATGATTTTGGTTTTAGTATGCATGCATCCTTTTTTATAAAAAATGCATCTATTAAAAAGACACCTATGATATAAAGAATCAGCAAGCTCCAAAACCTCCAACTCCACTTGACAAACTAAACCACAAAGCAATGAAACAGAAAAACTTAAAAATCGGATTTGCAGCCACCTTGGCCCTTTTACTTACCGTTGGTTTGTTTAACCCAAGGCAAGCAAAAGCAGAAGCGCCTTATGGAATATCATTTCAGGTATTTTATGATGAATTAATGCCTTATGGTGACTGGGTCAAAGATGCTAACTATGGTTACATATGGTTGCCGGCAGTAAGAGCTGACTTTCACCCGTATGGAACAAACGGGCATTGGGTGATGACAGAATACGGGAACACCTGGGTTTCAAATTATGACTGGGGTTGGGCTCCATTCCACTACGGAAGATGGTATTTTGATGACTATTACCAAAGTTGGGCTTGGATCCCTGGGTATGATTGGGGACCTGCATGGGTAAACTGGAGAACAGGCGGAGGATATTATGGATGGGCCCCATTAGGTCCAGGAGTCTCAATAAACGTGAGAGTTAACATTCCAAGTTATCACTGGGTATTCCTTCCGAATCATAGAATCTATCATCAGCATGCCTACAGATACTATGCTCCACGTAAGACCAAAATCAAGATATATAACAGAACGACTATCATAAACAATACGGTCGTCTATAATAATAATCAATATGCTGCTGGCCCAAGTAGAAGAGAAGTATCAAGAGTTACGAGAAGAAATGTACCTGTATATTCTGTAAGAGGTAGCAATAAACCTGGTAGAGCTGCTGTTTCCAGAAATAGCCTAAATATCTATCAGCCAAATATGACCGCCTCCAGAAACAGATCTGTAGATGCCAGACCAAGCCGAGTTGGCACACCAGAGCAAGTAAGGACTGCTAGATCCAATTCGAGAAACGCATACTCAAACTCCCCTTCCAGAAATGCAAGAGGAGAAGCTACCACTCGAGGAAGATCTGCAACACCAAGCGTCAGAGGAAATCAGGAAATTAGAAACTCAAGAACTCCTGCCAAGGCAAACAGCAAAGACAGAGGGTTTGAAATGAAGCCATATGATGGTAGCAGAACTAGGACTAACGCTCCAAGTACAAGGACTCAATCTCCAAACAACTCAAGAGCAACTACTCCTAGAACTCAATCAAAACCAACTGTTCGGTCTACACCACAAAGGTCTAGCGGAGCTAGAGTTTCTCAGCCTCAACAAAGAAAGCAACAAACGAGAACTCAACCGACTCAGAGGACTAAGGCCTCAACTCCAACTTCGAGATCATCGAGAAGTAAGGTGTCCAGCCCAAGTCAAAGCAGAACAAAAAGTAGTCCTCAGGTGAGATCTTCTCGCTCAAGTAATGTGAGAACTGCTCCGAAAAGAACGAGTAAATCCAGCACTTCTTCTGCAAGAAAATCAACTTCAAGATCATCCAGCAGCAGAAGCTCTTCCAGCTCAAGAGGGAATAATTAAAAGCTTTTGAATTACAATTATGCAGCATGAATCTACTCATGCTGCTTTTTTTATTTCAAGCCAAATAGTAGTGTTTGCAGTTTTTAGTAATTTGATCATTCAA
Above is a window of Algoriphagus machipongonensis DNA encoding:
- a CDS encoding DUF6600 domain-containing protein, with the translated sequence MKQKNLKIGFAATLALLLTVGLFNPRQAKAEAPYGISFQVFYDELMPYGDWVKDANYGYIWLPAVRADFHPYGTNGHWVMTEYGNTWVSNYDWGWAPFHYGRWYFDDYYQSWAWIPGYDWGPAWVNWRTGGGYYGWAPLGPGVSINVRVNIPSYHWVFLPNHRIYHQHAYRYYAPRKTKIKIYNRTTIINNTVVYNNNQYAAGPSRREVSRVTRRNVPVYSVRGSNKPGRAAVSRNSLNIYQPNMTASRNRSVDARPSRVGTPEQVRTARSNSRNAYSNSPSRNARGEATTRGRSATPSVRGNQEIRNSRTPAKANSKDRGFEMKPYDGSRTRTNAPSTRTQSPNNSRATTPRTQSKPTVRSTPQRSSGARVSQPQQRKQQTRTQPTQRTKASTPTSRSSRSKVSSPSQSRTKSSPQVRSSRSSNVRTAPKRTSKSSTSSARKSTSRSSSSRSSSSSRGNN